TTCGGCATCCATGCCACGCTGCCTGTCGTGGAGCCGGCATGATCCGCGTCCTCCTCGCCGACGATCAGGAGCTCGTGCGCGACGGGTTCGCGATGATCCTCGACGCGCAGGACGACGTCGAGGTCGTGGCGTCCGCCGCCGACGGCGCCGAGGCCGTCGAGCGGGTGCAGGCGACCATTCCCGACGTCGTCCTGATGGACGTGCGCATGCCCGGGGTCGACGGCATCGAGGCGACCAGGCGCCTGCGGGCGGGCGGCTTCGAGCGGCTCGGGATCCTCATGCTGACGACGTTCGACCTCGACGAGTACGTGTACGAGGCGCTGCGCGCGGGCGCCAGCGGGTTCCTGCTCAAGGACGTGCCGCGCGCGACGCTCGTCGACGCGGTGCGGGTGATCGCCGCCGGCGATGCGCTGTTCGCGCCGGCGATCACCCGCAAGCTGATCGAGCGCTACGTCGCCGGGCCGCGCGTCAGCGATGCGCCTCCGCCCGAGTTGGCCGAGCTCAGCGAGCGCGAACGCGACGTGCTGCTGTGCGTCGTGCGCGGCCGCTCGAACGCAGAGATCGCCGCGGATCTCTACGTCAGCGAGGCGACGGTCAAGACCCATGTGGCCGCCGTGCTGCGCAAGCTCGGCGTGCGCGACCGCGTGCAGGCAGTCGTGTGGGCCTACGAGACCGGCGTCGTCAGGCCCGGCGGCTGAGCGGACGCCGCCGGCGGTCACGGCGATCGGGGACGCCGTGCTCCGACGCGGCTGCGGGCCCGCGCCAGGTGGCGCGCGTGCATTCGTGGAACGTCCTCGGGCAGCGCGGGTATGCGCCGCCGGACGATATCGGCGATCGTCGCGGCGGCTGCGCGGATGCGCGCGCGGCGCTCGCGCTCCGCGACGACGAGCCTGCGTGTGCTCTCGTAGCACGGTGTCGCGAGCCGAGCCCGGCGCGCCCGGCGGCGGAGCCGGCGCCAGACCTCGGCCGCGCAGCCGAGATCTCGCGTCTCGCGGACGGCCCGCACGAAGCGGGCGTCGATCGCGGGGGAGAACTGCATGTCGTGCAGCGTGCCCGAAGGGCCGTGACGTGTGTGCGTCGCCTCCGCGACGCTTCTGTGTCGGCTCCCCTCGCCCGTGGGGCGTTGCGGAACGTCAGGTCGCCCACCCGCGGACGGGAACGCTCGTGCCGATGTGTCACAAGCTGCTCCTCACGCGGTCGTGGGGCTCCGCGCGTGCGGAGTGCCGCACGCGGCGTCAGCTCGGCCCGCCGCCGGGATGCTCGGCGCTGTCGCCGGCGTGCTCGGCAGTCGGCTGTCGCGCCGCCGCGGCGCGGCGCAGCTGCTCGTCGAGCGGCACGAGGTCGTGCAGGCCGAGTTCGGCCATGCCGGCGCCGCCGTCGCAGACGACGTTGTCGCCGAGGCCGAGCATCGTCAGCTGATCGCGGGTCAGCGGCGGGTCGGGGAGCCGTTCGAGCACGAGCGCAGGCGCACGCATCAACAGCGCGGGGATGTGCACCGTCGGCCGGCGGGTGCCGAGCGCCTCCTTGATCGCGCGCCAGAGGCCGTTCCAGTCGACGACCTCCGGGCCGCCGAGCTCCACGAGCAGGTCGTCCGAGCGGTCGCTCGCGAGGACGACCGCGCGCGCGACGTCGTCCACCCAGATCGGCTGCAGTCGCTGTCTGCCCGGGCCGACCACCGGCGTCACCGGCGCGAGGCGAGCGATGCGCAGGAAGCGCGGCAGCGCGCCGCCGTCGGCGCCGAAGACGAAGCTCGGCCGCAGGATCGCGTGCGGGATGCCGGCTGCAGCCACCGCTTGCTCGCACTCCCACTTCGCCCGGTAGTAGGGCACGGTTCCCTTCGTCTCCTCGCTCGTCCCGAGCGCGCTCATGTAGACGAGGCGCCGCGCTCCCGCCTCCTGCGCCGCGGCGATCACAGCGGCGGTGCCCTGCACCATCACCCGCTCGAAGTCGGCCGGGCGGCCGGCGATGATCGCGACGAGATGGACGACGGCGTCGACGCCTTCCGTCGCCTCCCGGAGCGACGCCGGATCGGTGACGTCGCCGTGGGCGAGCTCGCAGTCGACCGCGTCCAGCATGGCCGTGGCGGCGGCGTCGCGCACGAGCGCGCGCACCCGCCGGCCCTCGGACGCCAGCGCCGCGACGACGTGACGTCCGACGAACCCGGTTGCGCCCGTGACGAGGATCACGACTCGAAGTTCTTCCAGTAGCGGCTCGGCGTCGGGCCGCGCTGGCCCTGGTACTTCGACCCGAGCGACCCCGCGCCGTACGGCGTCTCCGCCGGCTCGGACATCTGCACGAACGAGATCTGGCCGATCTTCATGCCGGCGTAGATGGTTATCGGCAGGCTCGCGACGTTGGACAGCTCGAGCGTGACGTGGCCGTCCCAGCCGGGGTCGATGAAGCCGGCGGTCGAGTGGATGAGCAGGCCGAGCCTGCCGAGCGACGACTTCCCGTCGAGGCGGGCGACGAGATCGTCGGGCAGCGTCACACGCTCGAGCGTCGAGCCGAGCACGAACTCGCCGGGGTGGAGGATGAACGGCTCGTCGTCCTCGATCTCGACGAGCTCCGTGAGGCCCTCCTGCTCGCGCTTCACGTCGATGTACGGGTAGCGCGAGTTGCGAAACACCCGGAACAGCCGGTCGACCCGAACGTCGAGGCTCGACGGCTGCAGCAGAGCCGGATCGTAGGGGTCGATGCCGATGCCGCCCGCCTCGACGAGGCGACGGATCGCGCGGTCGGAGAGGACCATGCCGCGATCCTAGAGGCTTTCGCGCCCGTCTCGCGCGCAGCGGGTTCGCGGTCGTCGCGCGGGGGATGCGATAGGCTCCCTGACCCGGTGTCCATGCTGTACGGACCGATGGACCCGAACGAGCGCTTCCGCGCTCGGCGGGACCAGATGCGCCGGTCGAAGCGGCGTCGGCGCGCCGCGGTCCTGGCGCTCGCGCTGACCGCGGTGATCGGCGTCGTCATGGGCGCGCGCTTCGTCGGCGGCGAGCACCCGACCCAGGCGGCCGTACCCGCCCGGCCGGCGGCCGCAGCGGGCGCGTCGGCGCCGCGGCCGCGGCCGCTGCCGCTCGAGGTCCGCGGCGTCCACGTGACGGGAGCGCTCGCGTCGCTACCCGGGAAGTTCGCCGACTACGTCGGCTACACCCGCTACGGGCTCAACACGATCGAGCTCGACGTGAAGGACGAGAGCGGCGAGATCGGGTTCGTTCCCGCCGACGTGCCGCTCGCGCGGCAGGTAGGGGCGGCGCGCCCGTTGTACGAGCCGCGCACGCTGGTCCGGCTCGCGCACCGGCGGGGCGTCTACATGATCGGCCGCGTCGTCTGCTTCCAGGACCCCAAGCTCGCGCAGGGACGACCGGACCTCGCGGTGCGGCGGCGCGACGGCTCGGTGTGGACGACGAGTGGCGGGCTCGGCTGGGTGAACCCCTACGACCGGCGCGTATGGGACTACTGCGTCTCGATCGCCGAGGCGGCGGCGCGGGCCGGCTTCGACGAGATCATGTTCGACTACGTCCGCTTCCCCTCCGACGGCGACGTCGGGAGCGCCGTCTACCGCGGTGAGACGAGCACGCCGCGCGGGCGCGTCATCGCCGGCTTCGTCGCCTACGCCAGGCGCCGGCTCGAGCCCCAGGGCGTGCGCGTCGCCACGGCGTTGTTCGGGCTCGCCGCGACGCGCGACCTCGGCATCGGCCAGGTGCCGCGCTGGATCTCGGCGCATGTCGACAGCGTCTCGCCGATGTCGTATCCGGCCCTCTACGGCGCCGGCGAGCTCGGTCTCGCGAGCCCGAGCGAGCAGCCGGGCGAGACGGTGTACCGCACGCTCTCGGACTTCCGCCGCCAGATGAAGGGATCGCGCGCCCAGCTCGTGCCGTGGGTGCAGGACTGGGGCTACACCCCGCAGCAGGTCATCGCGCAGATCGCCGCCGCCCGCCTGCAGGGCGCAAAGGGCTTCCTGCTCTGGAACGCGTCCGGGATCTACACGACGGAAGCGCTCGCGCCGGAAGCGCTCGCGCCGCCCGCCGGCTAGCGGCTAGGGCCCGAGGCGCCGCCGCTGCCAGCCGCCGTCAGCGGCTCGCGTGTAGAGCACCCGGTCGTGCAGGCGGCTCTGCTGTCCCTGCCAGAACTCGATCGTGTCCGGGACGATGCGATAGCCGCCCCAGAACGGCGGCAGCGGCACCTCCTCCTCGCCGGCGAAGCGACGCTCCACCTCGGCGTAGCGCCGCAGCAGCTCGTCACGCGAGGCGAGCGGGCGCGACTGCGGCGAGGCCCAGGCGCCGAGCCGGCTGCCCCGCGGCCGTGTGCGGAAGTAGGCGAAGGACTCGTCGTCGTCGACGCGGACGACAGTGCCCTCGACCCGCACCTGACGATCCTGCAGCTCCCAGTGCAGCACGATCGCCGCGCGCGGGTTGGCTTCGAGCTCGACGGCCTTCCGGCTCTCGCGGTTCGTGTAGAAGACGAATCCGCGCGGGTCATGCCCCTTCAGCAGCACCATGCGCACCGACGGGGCGCCGTCCGCCGCCGCCGTCGCGAGCGCCATCTGCTCCGGGTAGGGCACGCCTGCCGCCGACGCCTCGGCGAACCAGCGCTCGAACTGGACGTGGGGATCGGGATCGAGGTCGTCGACGTCCACCGCTTCGAGCCTACCGCCCCGAGGCTCCGCTAGGCTCCGGATCATGGCCGCGACGAGGACGATCGAGCTCCGCACGGAGATCCCGGGCCCGCGCTCGCGGGAGATCTTCGCGCGCGCCGCGGTGGCCCTCGCGAAGCCGCTGCAGGTGTATCTGCCCGTCTTCGCCGCGAAGGCGCACGGCGCGACGATCACGGACGTCGACGGCAACACGTTCATCGACTTCGCGGGGGGTGTCGGCGTGGTCAACGTCGGCCACTGCAACCCGCACGTCGTCGACGCGATCCAGGAGCAGGCGGCCCGCTTCGTCCACACGGACTTCACCGTCGTGCCCTACGAGTCCTACGTGGATCTCGCCGAGCGCCTCGGCGCGCTTGCGCCCATCGGCGGGCCCACGCGCGCCGCCTTCTTCAACTCCGGCGCGGAAGCCGTCGAGAACGCCGTCAAGATAGCCCGTCTCTCCAGCGGTCGTCCGGCCGTGATCGCCTTCGAGGCCGGCTTCCACGGCCGCACGCTCCTTGCCATGACGATGACGTCGAAGGTGCACCCGTACAAGACGGGGATGGGACCGTTCGCCCCCGAGGTGTACCGTGCGCCGTTCCCGCACGCCTACCGCGGCATCTCCTCCGAGGATGCGCTCGCCGCGATCGAGCGCATGTTCCACACCCACGTGGCGCCGTCCCAGGTCGCGGCGATCGTCTTCGAGCCGCAACTCGGCGAGGGGGGCTTCATCCCGGCCCCGCCGGCGTTCGTCGAGGGCATTCGCGCCATCTGCGACCGCCACGGCATCGTCATGGTCGCCGACGAGGTGCAGACCGGCTTCGGCCGTACCGGCCGCATGTTCGCGATGGAGCACTACGGCGTCGAGCCCGACCTCGTCGTCGTCGCCAAGTCGATCGCGGCCGGCCTGCCCCTCTCCGGCGTGATCGGCAGGGCCGAGATCATGGACGCGCCGCACGCCGGCGCCGTCGGCGGTACCTACATCGGCAACCCGGTCGCTCTCGCGGCGGCGCTCGCAGTGCTCGACGTGTTCGCCGAGGACGACCTCGTCGCCCGTGCCGCGGTCGTCGGCGAGCGGATCCGCGAGCGCATGCTCGCATGGCAGCGGCGCCGGCCGCAGATCGGCGACGTGCGCGGCCTCGGCGCCATGCTCGCGGTCGAGCTCGTCCGCGACCCCGCCACGAAGGAGCCGGCGGCCGACCTCGCCGCGCGCGTGATCGAGGCGGCTCTCGAGCGCGGCCTCATCCTGCTCAAGGCCGGTGTCGAAGGCAACTGCATCCGGGTGTTGTGTCCGCTCACGATCGAGGACGCCGTCCTCGACGAGGCGCTCGCCGTCTGGGACGACGCGCTCGCCGCCGTCCTCGCGTAGGCAGCCCTTCCTCCTCCCGGCGCCGGCCGGCGAGGGCCGGGGAGACCTAGTACTCGAGCCGCGAGCGGCGCTCGTGGCGTTCGAGCGCCAGCGCGATCAACCGGTCGAGCAGCTCCGCATAGGGGATGCCGGCGGCGTCGAACAGCTTCGCGTACACGCTCGTCGCGGTGAAGCCCGGGATCGTGTTCAGCTCGTTCACGACCACCTCGCCGTCGGGCCGCACGAAGAAGTCGACGCGGGCCATGCCCTCGCAGTCGGTCGCCACGAACGACTCGATCGCGAGGCGGCGCACCCGCTCCGCCGCCTCGTGCGGCAGGCGGGCCGGCACGACGAGCTCCATGCCGCCGTCGGCGTACTTCGCGTCGAAGTCGTACCAGTCCGCCCGGGCGACGATCTCGCCGACCGGCGAGGCGACCGGATCCCGGTCTCCGAGCACGCCCACCTCGACCTCCATGCCCGGTTGGAACTCCTCCACCAGCACCTTGTCGTCGTGGCGGCGGGCAAGCGCGACGGCGGCCTCGAGATCACGCTCCTCGGTTACCTTCGAGATGCCGACCGACGACCCGAGCCGCGCCGGCTTGACGAACACGGGGTAGCCGAACGGGTTCCGCACGGGGTCACCGGCGCGCAGCGTGAGGTTCGGCGCCACGGGAATGCCGCGGTCGCGCAGCACCGCCTTGAACAGATCCTTGTCCATGCACAGCGCCGACGCCGCCACGCCCGAGCCGACGTACGGAACGCCGGCGAGCTCGAGCAGGCCCTGCACCGTCCCGTCCTCGCCGAACGGGCCGTGCAGGATCGGGAGCACGACGTCGACGGCGCCGAGGGCCGCCGGGGCGGCGGCAGTCGGGATCGGGAGCGACGGCGCCGCCGCCGCCGCGGCCGGCGCGGCAGAGCCGGCGGCGGCGGGAAGCGCCCACGTGCCGTCGCGGCCGATCTCGATCACCCGCGTCTCGTAGCGGGCGGGATCGAGCGCGTCGAGCACCGAGCGGGCGGAGGCCAGCGAGACCGCGCGCTCGCTCGAGCGTCCACCGGCGAGGATCGCGATCCGCATGCGCGCGCTCACGGCGTCGTGGCGGTCGTGGCGGTCGTGGTCGTGGTCGTGGTCGGCGGAACGTACGTGCCGACGAACAGCGTCACGACCGTCCCGGGCTGCTGGTCGCTGTTGCCCGGCGGATCCTGCGACATCACGACGCCGTCGAAGGCCTGCACGTCGGTGTCCTGCCGGGTCACCGTGACCTTGAAGCCGGCGGCCTTCAGCGTCGCGCGCGCGTCCGCCTCCAGCTGCCCGCTGACGTCCGGGAGCGTCGTCGTCGTCGGGCCGTTCGAGACGGAGACGACCACGGTCGAGCCCTTCGTCGCGGTCGAGTTCCCGAGAGGCACCTGGCTCACGACGACCCCGGCCGGCTGGTCGCTCTCGACGGGGGTGCGCTTGACGGCGAACCCCTGCGCCTGCAGCAGCCCGAGCGCGGTTGCGTAGTCCATTCCCACGACGGCGGGCACGCCGACGGGCTTCGGCCCCGTCGAGTAGTTGATCCTCACCGTCGCCCCCGACACGAGCGGCGTTCCCGGCTTCGGATCCTGGCCCGTCACGATGTTCGTCGGCTTGTCGGAGGGGACGCCCACGGTCTTCGCCTGCAGGCCCGCCTGGGTCAGCGTCGCCACAGCGTCGGCGAGAGACGTGCCGACGACGCCGGGCACCTTGACCGTCGGCTTGCCGCTGGAGACGAGGATGGTGACGATGCCGCCGCGCGCGAGGCTCGTGCCCTCCTCCGGCTGCTGCGCGAAGACGATGCCGACCGGCGTGTCGGCGTTCGGAACGCGGCGCACGTTGTCGTCGAAGCCGTCGGCGTGGATGAGCGTGACCGCCTTCCGCTCCACGAGCCCGGTGTACTGCTGCACGCGCAGCGGCTTGGTGCTGTCGATCTGACTCTGCACCTTGTCGTAGAGGAAGTAGCCGGCGGCGGCGAGCGCGAGCAGCGCGCCGAGCGCGAGCAGCCACGGCCAGATGCTGCGTCGCCGCACGACGGGGCCGTCGTAGGCGCGGTAGCGCTCTCCGCCGCCGTACGCACCCCCCGTGCCGCCGACGCGAGGAGCAAGGCGCGTGGCCGCGGTCTCGTCGAGCGCCCCGGCGCCCGCGAGCACCATCGTCGCGGCGTTCTCGGTCTCGCTGCCGACCGCGTCGCCGCGGGCGACGAGCTCGAGGTCGCGATCCATGTCGCCGGCCGAGCGGTAGCGATCGGCCGGCTCCTTGGCGAGCGCGCGCAGCACCACGAGGTCGAGCCCGTGCGGAATGCCGTCGCGGCGGGTCGACGGAGAATCCGGCGTCTGCGAGAGATGCTTCATCGCGATCTCGACCGGTGTCTCGCCGCCGAACGGCACCGTGCCCGTGAGCAGCTCGTACAGGACGACCCCGGTGGAATAGAGGTCGGAGCTTTCCTCGACGGGGGCGCCGCGCGCCTGCTCGGGCGACAGGTACTGCGCCGTGCCGACGATCGAGCCCGCCTCCGTCATCTCGCTCGCGCCCGCCCGGGCGATGCCGAAGTCGGCGACCTTGACGCGTCCCTCGCGGTCGACGAGCACGTTGTGCGGCTTGATGTCCCGGTGGATGATCCCGTTGCGGTGCGCGTAGCGGAGCGCCGCGAGGATCTGGCGCGTGTACGAGATCGCGACCGGCACCGGACACGGGCCGCGTGTCACGATCAGCTCCTTCAGCGTCCTGCCCTCGATGTACTCCATCACGATGAAGTAGGAGCCGTCGTCGACGCCGCGGTCGTAGATCGAGACGATGTTCGGGTGCGACAGCGCCGCCGCGTGCGTCGCCTCGCGACGGAAGCGCTCGACGAACTGCGCGTCGTTCGCGTAGCGCTCGTGCAGCAGCTTCACCGCGACGCGGCGGCCGAGCTCCTGGTCCTCGGCGAGCCAGACGTCGGCCATGCCGCCGGCGCCGAGCTTGCGCTCGAGGCGGTAGCGGCCTGCGAACAGCGATCCGGTGAGGTCGGTGTGTGCCATGCGCCTCCGTACGTTAGGGATTCGCCGTCGGTGTCAGGAGCGCCTGCATCACGGTGCGGGCGATCGGCGCGGCGGTGGCACCGCCCGTCAGCGACTGGTTCTGGAGCACGACGGCGACCGCGAGCTCCGGCCTGGCGCCCTCCGGGCCCGCGAACGCGATGAACCAGGTGATGTTGCTGCCGGCGACCCCGGTCTCGGCCGTGCCCGTCTTGCCGCCGACGCGCAGGCCGGGAATCCGTGCCGCGACGCCGGTGCCCGCCTCCACGGCGCGCACCATCATCTCGCCGACGTCGCGCGCGGTCGCCGGCCGCACCGCGCGCCCGAGCTGCTCCGGTCTCGTGCGCTCGCGCGTCTTGCCGTTCGGCGTCACGATCTTCTCGACGACGGACGGGCGCATGAGGATGCCGCCGTTGCCGATCGCGCCCGCCACCATCGCCATCTGCAGCGGCGTCACGAGCAGGCGCTCCTGGCCGAACGCCATGCGGCCGGCGTCGACGTCGCGGTCGCGCTTCGGGTCGTAGAGCGACCCGCGGCGGTAGAGGCCGCTCGGGAGACGCTCGCTCTCCGGCGTCTCGAGCGGCGGGCGCTCGTAGAACCCGAACCGCTTCGCCTGCGCGAGGATCCGCTTCGCCCCGAGCGCGAGGCCGATGTTGCAGAAGACCGAGTTGACCGAGTGCTGGAGCGCGGTCGCGAGCGAGATGGTGCCGAACGGCCGCGACGTGTCGAAGTTGTTCACGCGCTTGCCGTACACCGTGCAGTACCCGGGGTCGGTGAAGGTGGAGGAGGGGGTGTAGCGGCCGGACTCGAGCGCAGCCGACGCCGTCACGACCTTGAACGTCGACCCCGGCGGGTAGAGGCCCTGGCTCGCCCGGTTGAGCAGCGGCGAGGCGGGTTTGCAGTTGGCGCTGATGCGCTCGATGCGGCCGAAGTTCGTCTCGACGTCGTTCGGGTCGTAGCTCGGCGACGACGCCATCACGCGCACGCGTCCCGTGCGCGGATCGAGCGCGACGACGGCTCCGCAGTTGGAGCCGAGCGCCTCGAAGGCGGCGCGCTGGGCGCCGACGTCGAGCGACGTGACGACGGTTTCGCCGACGATCGGCTTGCCGTTGAGCTTGTCCAGCGACCGGTCGACGAGCGACGAGAGGCTCTGCGACGAGCCGGTGAGCGCCTCGTTGAGCGATCGCTCGAGGCCGGTGCGCGAGCGCGCGACCGTGGAGTAGCCGACCACGTGGGCGGTGAGGCGACCCTGCGGGTAGCGGCGGAAGTAGAGCGTGTGCCCGTTCGTCGTGCGGGCGCGGTTGCGCGCGAGCACGCGGGAGGGAGAGAGGATGAGGCCGCGCTTGATCTCGAACTGGGCGACGCGCTGGATCTCGTTGTCCTGCCGCTCGGCGAGCGCGGGGCGAGCCCACGTCTGCCAGTACGTCGTCGCGACGATGAGGACGACGAGAAGCCCCATCGCGATCGTTCCGACCCGGCCGATCTGACGGTTCAAAGGCGCTCCGCCGCCGACGCCGAGGCCCGGTTGGAGACGAGCATGAGCAGGGCCAGCAGGACGAAGTTCGAGATGATCGACGAGCCGCCGTAGGAGACGAACGGCAGCGTGATGCCCGTCAGCGGCACGACACGCAGCACGCCGCCGACGATGATGAACGTCTGCAGGGCGAGGCCGAAGGTGAGCCCCGTGGCGAGCAGCTTCGAGAAGCCGTCCTGGGCGATGAGCGCGATGCGCATGCCGCGGGCGACGGCGACCATGAACAGGAGCAGCACCGCCGCCGCCCCGATCAGGCCGAGCTCCTGGGCGAGCGCCGAGTAGACGAAGTCCGTCTTGAGGTACGGGATCAGCGGCGCGCCGTCCACCGTCTCGAACGTGCCCTTGCCGAGCCCGGTGCCGCCGTAGCCGCCGTTTGCAATCGAGTAGAGGCTCTTCACGAGCTGGTACGAGTCGCAGTTCTGACGGTACTCGAGCTTCCCGTTGATCGCGCAGTGCACCTTCTCGTCGGTCCACGGGTGCAGCCACACCGTGACGCGCTGCTGCACGCGCGAGAGCGCGTTGTAGAGGGCCGCGGATCCCGCCACGAACAGTGTCAGGCCGACGCCGACGTAGAGCACGCGCCCGGTGGCGGCATACACCATCGCGAGGAAGATGCCGAAGTTGAGCAGCGCCGAGCCGAGGTCGCTCGTCTGCACGAGCACGAGCATGGCGGCGCCCCAGATCGCGAGCAGCGGTCCGAGGTCCTTCAGCCGCCCCTGCGCGAGCGACTCGCGCTTGTCGCGCAGGTAGCCGGCAAGGAAGACGATGAGGAAGATCTTCGCGAGCTCGCCGGGCTGGAACTGGAAGGCGCCGATCCTCACCCACAGATTGACGCCGTTGACGCGGTACCCGAGCCCCGGCACCGACGGCAACAGCAGCAGCACGACGGCGGAGACGCCGAACAGGT
This window of the Gaiella occulta genome carries:
- a CDS encoding NAD-dependent epimerase/dehydratase family protein; its protein translation is MILVTGATGFVGRHVVAALASEGRRVRALVRDAAATAMLDAVDCELAHGDVTDPASLREATEGVDAVVHLVAIIAGRPADFERVMVQGTAAVIAAAQEAGARRLVYMSALGTSEETKGTVPYYRAKWECEQAVAAAGIPHAILRPSFVFGADGGALPRFLRIARLAPVTPVVGPGRQRLQPIWVDDVARAVVLASDRSDDLLVELGGPEVVDWNGLWRAIKEALGTRRPTVHIPALLMRAPALVLERLPDPPLTRDQLTMLGLGDNVVCDGGAGMAELGLHDLVPLDEQLRRAAAARQPTAEHAGDSAEHPGGGPS
- a CDS encoding FtsW/RodA/SpoVE family cell cycle protein is translated as MSARNKELANLLLAAVVASAAFASVSIAQSGLASVRWLGYVGVVFGLYLVGHLVARVAVPWADPTLLPLAGLLTAIGLTVIYRLGPGDARRQALWVALGVAAFAATLLWLRWDYRVLERYKYLFGVSAVVLLLLPSVPGLGYRVNGVNLWVRIGAFQFQPGELAKIFLIVFLAGYLRDKRESLAQGRLKDLGPLLAIWGAAMLVLVQTSDLGSALLNFGIFLAMVYAATGRVLYVGVGLTLFVAGSAALYNALSRVQQRVTVWLHPWTDEKVHCAINGKLEYRQNCDSYQLVKSLYSIANGGYGGTGLGKGTFETVDGAPLIPYLKTDFVYSALAQELGLIGAAAVLLLFMVAVARGMRIALIAQDGFSKLLATGLTFGLALQTFIIVGGVLRVVPLTGITLPFVSYGGSSIISNFVLLALLMLVSNRASASAAERL
- a CDS encoding D-alanine--D-alanine ligase family protein, with translation MSARMRIAILAGGRSSERAVSLASARSVLDALDPARYETRVIEIGRDGTWALPAAAGSAAPAAAAAAPSLPIPTAAAPAALGAVDVVLPILHGPFGEDGTVQGLLELAGVPYVGSGVAASALCMDKDLFKAVLRDRGIPVAPNLTLRAGDPVRNPFGYPVFVKPARLGSSVGISKVTEERDLEAAVALARRHDDKVLVEEFQPGMEVEVGVLGDRDPVASPVGEIVARADWYDFDAKYADGGMELVVPARLPHEAAERVRRLAIESFVATDCEGMARVDFFVRPDGEVVVNELNTIPGFTATSVYAKLFDAAGIPYAELLDRLIALALERHERRSRLEY
- the dcd gene encoding dCTP deaminase, whose amino-acid sequence is MVLSDRAIRRLVEAGGIGIDPYDPALLQPSSLDVRVDRLFRVFRNSRYPYIDVKREQEGLTELVEIEDDEPFILHPGEFVLGSTLERVTLPDDLVARLDGKSSLGRLGLLIHSTAGFIDPGWDGHVTLELSNVASLPITIYAGMKIGQISFVQMSEPAETPYGAGSLGSKYQGQRGPTPSRYWKNFES
- a CDS encoding peptidoglycan D,D-transpeptidase FtsI family protein; this translates as MNRQIGRVGTIAMGLLVVLIVATTYWQTWARPALAERQDNEIQRVAQFEIKRGLILSPSRVLARNRARTTNGHTLYFRRYPQGRLTAHVVGYSTVARSRTGLERSLNEALTGSSQSLSSLVDRSLDKLNGKPIVGETVVTSLDVGAQRAAFEALGSNCGAVVALDPRTGRVRVMASSPSYDPNDVETNFGRIERISANCKPASPLLNRASQGLYPPGSTFKVVTASAALESGRYTPSSTFTDPGYCTVYGKRVNNFDTSRPFGTISLATALQHSVNSVFCNIGLALGAKRILAQAKRFGFYERPPLETPESERLPSGLYRRGSLYDPKRDRDVDAGRMAFGQERLLVTPLQMAMVAGAIGNGGILMRPSVVEKIVTPNGKTRERTRPEQLGRAVRPATARDVGEMMVRAVEAGTGVAARIPGLRVGGKTGTAETGVAGSNITWFIAFAGPEGARPELAVAVVLQNQSLTGGATAAPIARTVMQALLTPTANP
- the gabT gene encoding 4-aminobutyrate--2-oxoglutarate transaminase; this translates as MAATRTIELRTEIPGPRSREIFARAAVALAKPLQVYLPVFAAKAHGATITDVDGNTFIDFAGGVGVVNVGHCNPHVVDAIQEQAARFVHTDFTVVPYESYVDLAERLGALAPIGGPTRAAFFNSGAEAVENAVKIARLSSGRPAVIAFEAGFHGRTLLAMTMTSKVHPYKTGMGPFAPEVYRAPFPHAYRGISSEDALAAIERMFHTHVAPSQVAAIVFEPQLGEGGFIPAPPAFVEGIRAICDRHGIVMVADEVQTGFGRTGRMFAMEHYGVEPDLVVVAKSIAAGLPLSGVIGRAEIMDAPHAGAVGGTYIGNPVALAAALAVLDVFAEDDLVARAAVVGERIRERMLAWQRRRPQIGDVRGLGAMLAVELVRDPATKEPAADLAARVIEAALERGLILLKAGVEGNCIRVLCPLTIEDAVLDEALAVWDDALAAVLA
- a CDS encoding putative glycoside hydrolase gives rise to the protein MDPNERFRARRDQMRRSKRRRRAAVLALALTAVIGVVMGARFVGGEHPTQAAVPARPAAAAGASAPRPRPLPLEVRGVHVTGALASLPGKFADYVGYTRYGLNTIELDVKDESGEIGFVPADVPLARQVGAARPLYEPRTLVRLAHRRGVYMIGRVVCFQDPKLAQGRPDLAVRRRDGSVWTTSGGLGWVNPYDRRVWDYCVSIAEAAARAGFDEIMFDYVRFPSDGDVGSAVYRGETSTPRGRVIAGFVAYARRRLEPQGVRVATALFGLAATRDLGIGQVPRWISAHVDSVSPMSYPALYGAGELGLASPSEQPGETVYRTLSDFRRQMKGSRAQLVPWVQDWGYTPQQVIAQIAAARLQGAKGFLLWNASGIYTTEALAPEALAPPAG
- a CDS encoding response regulator; protein product: MIRVLLADDQELVRDGFAMILDAQDDVEVVASAADGAEAVERVQATIPDVVLMDVRMPGVDGIEATRRLRAGGFERLGILMLTTFDLDEYVYEALRAGASGFLLKDVPRATLVDAVRVIAAGDALFAPAITRKLIERYVAGPRVSDAPPPELAELSERERDVLLCVVRGRSNAEIAADLYVSEATVKTHVAAVLRKLGVRDRVQAVVWAYETGVVRPGG
- the pdxH gene encoding pyridoxamine 5'-phosphate oxidase yields the protein MIRSLAEPRGGRLEAVDVDDLDPDPHVQFERWFAEASAAGVPYPEQMALATAAADGAPSVRMVLLKGHDPRGFVFYTNRESRKAVELEANPRAAIVLHWELQDRQVRVEGTVVRVDDDESFAYFRTRPRGSRLGAWASPQSRPLASRDELLRRYAEVERRFAGEEEVPLPPFWGGYRIVPDTIEFWQGQQSRLHDRVLYTRAADGGWQRRRLGP
- the pknB gene encoding Stk1 family PASTA domain-containing Ser/Thr kinase, whose translation is MAHTDLTGSLFAGRYRLERKLGAGGMADVWLAEDQELGRRVAVKLLHERYANDAQFVERFRREATHAAALSHPNIVSIYDRGVDDGSYFIVMEYIEGRTLKELIVTRGPCPVPVAISYTRQILAALRYAHRNGIIHRDIKPHNVLVDREGRVKVADFGIARAGASEMTEAGSIVGTAQYLSPEQARGAPVEESSDLYSTGVVLYELLTGTVPFGGETPVEIAMKHLSQTPDSPSTRRDGIPHGLDLVVLRALAKEPADRYRSAGDMDRDLELVARGDAVGSETENAATMVLAGAGALDETAATRLAPRVGGTGGAYGGGERYRAYDGPVVRRRSIWPWLLALGALLALAAAGYFLYDKVQSQIDSTKPLRVQQYTGLVERKAVTLIHADGFDDNVRRVPNADTPVGIVFAQQPEEGTSLARGGIVTILVSSGKPTVKVPGVVGTSLADAVATLTQAGLQAKTVGVPSDKPTNIVTGQDPKPGTPLVSGATVRINYSTGPKPVGVPAVVGMDYATALGLLQAQGFAVKRTPVESDQPAGVVVSQVPLGNSTATKGSTVVVSVSNGPTTTTLPDVSGQLEADARATLKAAGFKVTVTRQDTDVQAFDGVVMSQDPPGNSDQQPGTVVTLFVGTYVPPTTTTTTTATTATTP